GGGCAACCCGCGATCTCTGAGATCTGCTGGTAGGAATAGCCTTGCGTCAGAGCCAGCTCGACGACCGCCCGATGTTCTGGCGATAGCGAACGGAGCGCAGCGTCAAGGTCGTTGTGCAGATCGCCGGCGACCGCGCTCTCCTCAGGACTGGGGCGGGGATCCGGCACCGCCGCGATCGTGCGAAGTTCGGCTGTGGCGGGTTTGCGTTTTCGAATCGCGTCTATCGCTTTGTGATATGCGATGCCGTACAGCCACGTGGAAGGCTTTGACTCGTTGCGGAATTTCGGCGCGCCGCGCCAGACCTCGACCATGACGTCGTTGACGAGTTCTTCCGCTAGTTCTCGTGCATGGAGCATCGCCATGAGATAGCGATATAGCCGGACTTCGAATGCGCGGAAGAGACGTTCGAAGGCAACCCTGTCACCGCAAGCGATCTGCGCGATGAGAAAGCGGGTGTCTTCGTCTGAGCGCTGCGCTTCCATTGACCCTTTCGTCGTTGACGCGTCTCGAATGGTTCATCGGCACAAAGTTGCCTCAAGGGGCCGACGCCGGTCGGCCTACGTTACGAGCCCGGGCCGACCGGCGTCGGCCCCTTCAGCATGTCCCACCCCCATGCACACTGCTTCCACCACGTTGCCGTCGGGGTCGAGCACGAATGCCGCATAGTACCCCGGGCTGTATTCGGGGTGCAGTCCGGGAGGCGCATCGCTTGACGCCCCGACCGCGAGGGCGGCGCGGTAGAATTCATCGACTTCTTGGGCCGATCGCGCCAGGAAAGCGACGTGGACTCCGGTGCTCGGAACACCGCCGCTGTGGATGCCGAAGTCGTCTAGACTATCGAAGCCGAAATCGACCTCATCCGCACGATCCGTCACAATGGACAATCCAAGCGGCTTGAGCGCCGCCTCGTAGAACGTCCGGCTGGCGCCAAGATCGCGCACCCGGATGTCTATATGATCGATTGTGACTCTTCGCACGCCGCCTCCGTCATACTCTTCACGAATCGCTAAGACGACCGTGCTCTTTTTGCGCTGGCCCCAACGCCTGCTAATCTTGCTACCGCATTCTCGTGACTGCGCGCATTGTTCTTTTGGATCCGTTGAACACGCGTTCGAGAAATGAAAATATTTCCACGATAGTCTTGGTACCAAAAGCCTAACGCAATAGTGACGGGAATCATTCTGGCCGCCCGGAACTGGTCGGTACACGCGCGGGACCGCAACGTCCTCGCGCTGTGCTTCGTCTGCGCAGCAAACTGTATCAGCTTGCTCGCGTCTACCACACATGCAAGAAAGGTTTGCAATGCGTAACAAACTTCTTGTCTTTGTGGCGTTCGCTCTCGTCGCCTCCGGATGCAGCAGTCAGCAAGCTGTGCCGGTGCAAAGCGCGGGTTCGGCGTCGCAAGGTCATCATGCCGGTCCGGATGTGCGCCAAAAAGGCGAACAGCCGGTGAATTGGCGCTCCTTCTTTTGGCTTTCGCAGTTCAACCCGTACTATTCGACCATGCTTACCGGTCCTGACGGCGCGATGTGGTACAACGACTATAGCGGCCAGCAAATCCTTCGCATGGCTATGGACGGGACCGCACGGCAAGGCGCGGCGCTCACATCGTTCAATCCATCTGCGATGGCCTTGGGTTCGGACAATAAGTTCTACGCCGGCGACGTCAATATCGCCGCTATCGACATCGCGACCACAAGCGGCAGCGTGACGCAAAAGGCGATCCCGAGCGGCGACAAGGTGGGCTACGATACCATGACGCTCGGCCCAGACGGCAACGTATGGTTCAGCGAATTTTCTCATTACGGGAAGATCACTACGTCGGGCGCCATCACCGAGTTCACATTCGCCGACAGCACGACGAGCAACTATTTCGACGGCATCGTCGCCGGGCCCGACGGAAATATCTGGATCTCAGAATACAATTCTTCGATTGTGGACAAGATCGTGCCGGCTACCGGACACGAGACAACATTCTCGCTTGGTTGCAGCGGGCAGGACCTGATCAGTGCGCAAGGCAGCCTCTGGGTCGCGTGCACGAACAACACACTCGTGCAAGTGACCACTGCCGGCGTCGCCACCGCGTTTTATAACCCGTACGGGTTTTCCGGCTCGGGCAAATACCTCACGGTCGGCCCTGACGGCAATCCGTGGTTCGGCACCAGCAATGCAAGTGTGATCGGTGAATTCGATCCGAGCACGCTGCAGATGACCTACTATTACCCGCCGGCCAATTACGGCAATGCCAATACGATGACGGCGGGTCCAGACGGAAACATCTGGACTATCGAAAACAATCAGCGAACCGTCCAGGTCTACATCCTCAACGTCATGTCGGTCAGCCCCGCTTCGCTGACTTTCGCCTCGACGGGCCTTACCTCAAACATCGTGGTGACGCAGCATGGCACGTCCGCATGGACCGCGACGAG
Above is a genomic segment from Candidatus Eremiobacteraceae bacterium containing:
- a CDS encoding sigma-70 family RNA polymerase sigma factor, with amino-acid sequence MEAQRSDEDTRFLIAQIACGDRVAFERLFRAFEVRLYRYLMAMLHARELAEELVNDVMVEVWRGAPKFRNESKPSTWLYGIAYHKAIDAIRKRKPATAELRTIAAVPDPRPSPEESAVAGDLHNDLDAALRSLSPEHRAVVELALTQGYSYQQISEIAGCPVNTVKTRMFHARRHLREYFLRAGARGEAS
- a CDS encoding VOC family protein, which produces MRRVTIDHIDIRVRDLGASRTFYEAALKPLGLSIVTDRADEVDFGFDSLDDFGIHSGGVPSTGVHVAFLARSAQEVDEFYRAALAVGASSDAPPGLHPEYSPGYYAAFVLDPDGNVVEAVCMGVGHAEGADAGRPGLVT